The following proteins come from a genomic window of Pseudomonas putida:
- a CDS encoding sulfite exporter TauE/SafE family protein yields MIEHQLLGAGLGAIIGAVLALTGAGGGILAVPLLVFGLGLSMVEAAPIGLLAVGLAAAVGAILGLRQGLVRYRAALFIALIGIAAAPFGLMLAHRLPDTPLALVFAGVLVYACLRMWRKAASELRGETNEAHRFIEPCVLNPLQGRLRWTLPCARALAMTGALSGLLSGLLGVGGGFVIIPALNRYTNLRMKSIVSTSLAVIALVSTGSVVSASLAGVMHWQVGAPFAVGAVLGLLLARPLAARLAGPRLQQLFSVAGFGAALLLAGKALLG; encoded by the coding sequence GTGATCGAACATCAATTGCTCGGTGCCGGCCTGGGCGCGATCATTGGCGCAGTGCTGGCGCTGACTGGCGCGGGGGGCGGCATCCTGGCGGTGCCGCTGCTGGTGTTTGGTCTTGGTCTGTCGATGGTCGAAGCTGCGCCGATTGGCCTTCTTGCTGTAGGCCTTGCCGCTGCCGTGGGGGCGATCCTCGGCTTGCGCCAAGGGCTGGTGCGTTATCGCGCCGCGCTGTTCATCGCCCTGATCGGCATCGCTGCTGCACCGTTCGGGCTGATGCTCGCCCATCGTCTGCCCGACACACCCCTGGCCCTGGTGTTCGCCGGCGTGCTGGTTTACGCCTGCCTGCGCATGTGGCGCAAGGCTGCCAGTGAGCTGCGTGGCGAGACCAACGAAGCCCACCGTTTCATCGAGCCTTGTGTGCTCAACCCGTTGCAGGGCCGTTTGCGCTGGACACTGCCCTGCGCGCGGGCGCTGGCCATGACCGGAGCACTCTCCGGATTGTTGTCCGGCTTGTTGGGAGTGGGGGGTGGCTTCGTGATCATCCCTGCCTTGAACCGCTACACCAACCTGCGTATGAAGAGCATCGTTTCGACCTCGTTGGCGGTGATCGCTCTGGTGTCTACAGGTAGCGTGGTCAGTGCCAGCCTGGCCGGTGTGATGCACTGGCAGGTGGGCGCACCTTTTGCCGTTGGTGCTGTGCTTGGCCTGCTGCTGGCGCGGCCGCTGGCGGCCCGGCTGGCCGGGCCTCGCCTGCAGCAGCTGTTCTCGGTGGCCGGCTTCGGGGCTGCCCTGCTGCTGGCCGGCAAGGCGCTACTCGGCTAG
- a CDS encoding GMC family oxidoreductase translates to MPSADSVFDYVIVGAGPAGCLLANRLSADPSCRVLLLEAGGRDNYPWIHIPVGYLYCIGNPRTDWCFKTAAQIGLGGRSLGYPRGKVLGGCSSINGMIYMRGQAADYDHWAEQGNDGWAWKDVLPLFKASENHFAGGSDHHGATGEWRVERQRYSWPILDAFRDAAEQSGIAKVDDFNTGDNQGCGYFQVNQRSGVRWNASKAFLRPVHNRSNLTVLTGVQVDQVLLNNTRARAVRAFWQGAWHEFAARREIILCAGAVGSPGILQRSGIGPRTLLETLGIGVRHDMPGVGGNLQDHLQLRLIYQIRNTRTLNQMANSLWGKMGMGLRYLYDRSGPLAMAPSQLGAFVRSSPEQLTANLQYHVQPLSLERFGEPLHRFPAFTASVCNLRPASRGRIDIRSSDMNSAPLIDPNYLSDPQDLRVAADAIRITRRIVQAPALAAFDPQEYLPGPALQTEEDLFEAAGKIGTTIFHPVGTCRMGSGPLDVVDNQLRVRGIPGLRVADASIMPQITSGNTCSPTLMIAEKAAQLILKGAATQTYLNEDALPTP, encoded by the coding sequence ATGCCATCAGCCGATTCTGTCTTCGACTACGTTATCGTGGGTGCCGGTCCTGCCGGTTGCCTGCTGGCCAATCGGTTGTCCGCCGACCCGTCCTGCCGCGTATTGCTGCTGGAAGCCGGGGGCCGCGACAATTACCCCTGGATTCACATCCCCGTCGGTTACCTTTACTGCATCGGCAACCCCCGCACTGACTGGTGCTTCAAGACCGCGGCGCAAATCGGCCTGGGTGGTCGCAGCCTGGGTTACCCCCGGGGCAAGGTGCTGGGGGGCTGCTCATCGATCAACGGCATGATCTATATGCGTGGCCAGGCTGCGGACTATGACCATTGGGCCGAACAGGGCAATGACGGTTGGGCCTGGAAGGACGTGCTGCCGCTGTTCAAGGCCAGCGAAAATCACTTTGCAGGTGGCAGTGATCACCATGGCGCCACTGGCGAATGGCGGGTGGAACGCCAGCGCTACAGTTGGCCGATCCTCGATGCATTCCGAGATGCCGCCGAGCAGAGCGGTATCGCCAAGGTCGATGACTTCAATACCGGCGACAACCAAGGCTGTGGATATTTTCAGGTCAACCAGCGCAGCGGTGTGCGCTGGAATGCATCCAAGGCTTTTTTACGACCTGTGCATAACCGTTCCAACCTCACCGTGCTGACCGGCGTGCAGGTTGATCAAGTGCTGCTGAACAACACCCGCGCCCGCGCAGTGAGAGCATTTTGGCAAGGCGCCTGGCACGAGTTCGCTGCGCGCCGCGAGATCATCCTATGTGCAGGGGCGGTGGGTTCGCCCGGCATCCTGCAGCGCTCCGGCATTGGCCCGCGCACGCTGCTGGAAACGCTCGGCATCGGCGTACGGCACGATATGCCCGGTGTCGGTGGCAATCTGCAAGACCACCTGCAATTGCGCCTGATCTACCAGATCCGCAACACCAGAACGCTCAACCAGATGGCCAACAGCCTGTGGGGCAAGATGGGTATGGGCCTGCGTTATCTCTACGACCGCAGCGGCCCGCTGGCCATGGCGCCGAGCCAACTTGGGGCGTTCGTGCGGTCCAGCCCGGAGCAGCTCACCGCCAACCTGCAATACCACGTACAACCCCTGTCGCTGGAACGCTTCGGCGAGCCGCTGCACCGCTTCCCCGCCTTCACCGCTTCGGTGTGCAACCTGCGCCCTGCTAGCCGTGGGCGCATCGATATCCGTAGCTCGGACATGAACAGCGCGCCACTGATTGACCCCAACTACCTCAGCGACCCTCAAGACCTGCGCGTTGCCGCCGACGCCATCCGTATCACACGTCGCATCGTCCAGGCCCCTGCCCTCGCCGCTTTCGATCCTCAGGAATACCTGCCAGGCCCTGCCCTGCAAACCGAGGAGGACTTGTTCGAAGCGGCAGGCAAGATCGGCACCACCATCTTCCATCCGGTCGGGACCTGCCGTATGGGCAGCGGCCCGCTGGACGTTGTGGATAACCAGCTGCGTGTACGCGGCATCCCCGGCCTGCGCGTGGCGGATGCTTCAATCATGCCGCAGATCACCTCCGGCAATACCTGTTCACCCACCCTGATGATCGCCGAGAAGGCGGCCCAACTCATTCTCAAGGGAGCTGCTACCCAGACCTACCTGAACGAAGACGCGTTACCGACGCCCTGA
- a CDS encoding MBL fold metallo-hydrolase — MIIGNNLQVEAFFDDATSTISYLVLDRETNQCALIDSVLDYDPKSGRTCTESADRLIDRVQSLGAKVQWILETHVHADHLSAAAYLKEKLGGHTAIGAEITKVQKVFGDLFNAEPGFARDGSQFDVLLMDEEGFRIGNLHARSLHTPGHTPACMSYLVEDAGEKALFVGDTLFMPDYGTARCDFPGADARTLYQSIRRLLAFPDQTQLFMCHDYLPGGRDMRYVTTVAEQRASNIHVHQGIDEDSFVAMREARDKTLEMPVLILPSVQVNMRSGHFPQPESNGVSYLKIPLNKL, encoded by the coding sequence ATGATCATCGGCAACAACCTTCAGGTGGAAGCCTTTTTCGACGACGCAACCTCGACTATCAGCTACCTGGTGCTGGACCGTGAGACCAACCAGTGTGCGTTGATCGACAGCGTACTCGACTATGACCCCAAGTCAGGCCGCACCTGCACCGAGTCTGCAGACCGTCTGATTGATCGGGTACAGAGCCTGGGCGCCAAGGTGCAGTGGATTCTGGAAACCCACGTACACGCCGACCACCTTTCAGCCGCGGCGTATCTCAAGGAAAAGCTCGGTGGCCACACCGCCATTGGCGCCGAGATAACCAAGGTACAGAAAGTCTTCGGAGACTTGTTCAACGCTGAGCCGGGCTTCGCCCGTGACGGCAGCCAGTTCGATGTGTTGCTCATGGACGAAGAAGGTTTCCGCATAGGTAACCTGCATGCCCGCTCGCTGCACACGCCGGGGCACACCCCGGCTTGCATGAGTTACCTGGTAGAGGATGCAGGGGAAAAAGCGCTGTTCGTGGGCGACACCCTGTTCATGCCTGACTACGGTACCGCGCGCTGTGACTTCCCAGGCGCTGATGCTCGCACCTTGTACCAATCGATCCGCCGCCTGCTGGCCTTCCCTGACCAGACTCAGCTGTTCATGTGCCATGACTACCTGCCGGGCGGGCGTGACATGCGTTACGTCACCACCGTGGCCGAGCAGCGCGCCAGCAACATTCATGTCCACCAGGGCATCGATGAGGACAGCTTTGTCGCCATGCGTGAGGCTCGTGACAAGACCCTCGAGATGCCCGTCCTGATCCTGCCTTCGGTGCAGGTCAACATGCGCAGTGGCCATTTTCCGCAGCCGGAATCCAACGGCGTGAGCTACCTGAAGATCCCGTTGAACAAGCTCTGA
- a CDS encoding sigma-54 interaction domain-containing protein: MPESHPLILALVSYLEHDALPTIVLDTDYNILAANAAYRRQFGRDDRAPLGEKCHRVSHHYAVPCDQAGEHCPMRKAWGSKLPERVLHIHHTPRGPEHVDVELRPILDEQGRVVAFVERLTTVTLASAQPQQQGLVGRAPAFKTALASLQRAAPAQIPVLLQGESGTGKELFARAIHMGSPRANGPLVVVDCTGLTESLFESELFGYEKGAFTGANQRKIGLAEAAHGGTLFLDEIGEVPLAMQVKLLRLIESGSFRPVGSLRTVHADFRLVSATHKPLKQMVAEGTFREDLYYRISGFPIRLPALRERVEDLPLLAQSLLQRMAGKPAASLTDAALQRLALHTFPGNIRELRNILERARLFADDGLIRPEHLPEDVGPQIATGANKARARSDLSDLAQALEQFQGPRSELARHLGMSERTLYRRLKALGLNPA, translated from the coding sequence ATGCCTGAATCCCATCCCCTCATCCTAGCTCTGGTTTCCTACCTCGAACACGATGCGTTGCCCACCATCGTGCTGGACACCGACTACAACATCCTCGCAGCCAATGCCGCCTATCGTCGGCAGTTTGGCCGTGATGACCGTGCGCCGCTGGGTGAGAAGTGCCACCGGGTTTCCCATCACTACGCCGTGCCTTGCGACCAGGCCGGGGAGCACTGCCCCATGCGCAAGGCCTGGGGCAGCAAACTGCCGGAACGGGTACTGCACATTCATCACACCCCGCGCGGGCCTGAGCATGTGGATGTGGAACTACGGCCGATCCTCGATGAGCAGGGCAGGGTGGTCGCCTTCGTAGAACGCCTGACAACGGTCACACTAGCCTCGGCCCAACCTCAGCAACAGGGCCTGGTCGGCCGGGCGCCAGCATTCAAAACGGCATTGGCCAGCCTGCAACGTGCGGCACCCGCACAGATCCCGGTATTGCTCCAGGGTGAATCCGGTACAGGCAAGGAGCTTTTCGCCCGGGCGATCCATATGGGCAGCCCGCGGGCGAATGGCCCTTTGGTGGTGGTCGACTGCACCGGCTTGACCGAGTCACTGTTCGAGAGTGAATTGTTCGGCTATGAGAAAGGAGCCTTTACCGGCGCCAACCAGCGCAAGATCGGCCTGGCAGAAGCGGCCCACGGCGGCACGCTCTTCCTCGACGAGATTGGTGAGGTGCCACTGGCGATGCAGGTCAAATTGCTGCGCCTGATCGAATCCGGCAGCTTCCGCCCGGTTGGCAGCCTGCGTACCGTGCATGCGGACTTCCGCCTGGTGTCTGCAACACACAAACCGCTCAAGCAGATGGTTGCAGAGGGCACGTTCCGGGAAGACCTGTATTACCGCATCAGTGGCTTTCCTATCCGCCTGCCCGCCTTACGCGAACGCGTAGAGGATCTGCCGCTGCTGGCGCAGAGCCTTCTGCAGCGCATGGCAGGCAAACCTGCCGCGAGCCTTACTGACGCTGCGCTGCAGCGATTGGCCCTGCATACGTTCCCGGGCAATATCCGCGAGCTGCGTAATATCCTCGAAAGGGCGCGGCTGTTTGCCGATGATGGGCTGATACGGCCTGAGCATCTGCCGGAAGATGTAGGCCCGCAAATCGCAACCGGTGCGAACAAGGCGCGCGCTCGCAGCGACCTGAGTGATCTGGCACAAGCGCTGGAACAGTTTCAGGGCCCGCGTAGCGAACTGGCGCGCCACTTAGGCATGAGTGAACGTACGCTATATCGGCGCTTGAAAGCGCTAGGGCTGAATCCGGCTTAG
- a CDS encoding RcnB family protein, giving the protein MKKTLSVLCATLMLSVPLASFAQPGPPQGHDGDRSHQGQGHPQQSKQPGHPQQHGKPGNGQAQSYRNPNFRPQPGMPVPHQQWKRGHVVDPHYRNDRYWVTDWRARHLSPPPRDHRWLYVNGDYVLVTIASGVIVNILSGY; this is encoded by the coding sequence ATGAAAAAAACCCTCTCCGTGCTCTGCGCTACGTTGATGCTTAGCGTACCACTGGCCAGCTTCGCCCAACCCGGCCCGCCCCAAGGGCACGATGGCGACCGCTCGCATCAGGGCCAAGGTCATCCGCAGCAGAGCAAGCAGCCAGGCCACCCGCAACAACATGGCAAACCCGGCAACGGCCAGGCTCAGTCCTACCGTAATCCAAACTTCCGTCCACAACCGGGGATGCCGGTACCTCACCAGCAATGGAAGCGTGGCCACGTGGTAGACCCGCACTATCGCAATGACCGTTACTGGGTGACCGACTGGCGCGCCCGGCACCTCTCGCCGCCGCCCCGCGACCACCGTTGGTTGTACGTCAACGGCGACTACGTGCTGGTGACCATTGC
- a CDS encoding MFS transporter: protein MSDYIQEQGATASSPSRREERKIIFASSLGTVFEWYDFFLYGALAAVISKQFFAGVNDTTAFIFALMAFAAGFLVRPFGALVFGRLGDMIGRKYTFLITIVLMGLSTFAVGLLPTYASIGIAAPIILVVLRMLQGLALGGEYGGAATYVAEHAPPGKRGFHTGFIQSTATLGLLLSLLVVLGSRYITGDQFETWGWRLPFLLSIVLLGISTWIRMSMHESPAFVKMKAQGKVSKSPIRESFTSWPNLKVVLTALFSINAGQAVTFYTAQFYVLFFMTQMLKMDPAQANTLLIISVVIGAPFFVFFGWLSDRIGRKPILMLGLLLATVLYFPLFKALSHYANPQIDAASRQAPIVVTADPQGCTFQFDPVGKARFDSPCDKVKTFLVKQGLPYSSVNVAGSQVVVNIGDKTINGFDETAMRTAIEQAGYPAKADPSQVNQVMVVVLIVAMILIATMTYGPLAAVMVELFPTRIRYTSMSLPYHIGNGWFGGFLPTVSFALVVYTGDIFYGLWYPVLVTGISLVVGIFCLKETRDVDIDKV from the coding sequence ATGTCGGATTACATCCAAGAGCAGGGGGCGACGGCGAGCAGCCCAAGCCGTCGTGAAGAACGCAAGATCATTTTCGCGTCATCCCTCGGGACGGTTTTCGAGTGGTATGACTTTTTTCTCTACGGTGCGCTGGCGGCAGTGATCAGCAAGCAGTTCTTTGCTGGCGTCAACGACACCACCGCTTTCATCTTCGCCCTGATGGCATTCGCCGCCGGCTTCCTGGTACGGCCCTTCGGCGCGCTGGTTTTCGGCCGGCTGGGTGACATGATCGGGCGAAAATACACCTTCCTGATCACCATCGTGCTGATGGGCTTGTCCACCTTCGCCGTTGGTTTACTGCCTACCTATGCAAGCATCGGTATTGCCGCGCCTATCATCCTGGTGGTACTGCGCATGCTGCAGGGGCTGGCGCTGGGGGGCGAGTATGGTGGCGCGGCGACGTATGTGGCCGAACACGCACCGCCCGGCAAGCGCGGCTTCCACACGGGCTTCATCCAGTCCACCGCTACCCTGGGGCTGCTGTTGTCGTTGCTGGTGGTGCTGGGCAGCCGCTACATCACCGGCGATCAGTTCGAAACCTGGGGCTGGCGCTTGCCGTTCCTGCTGTCGATCGTGCTGCTGGGCATTTCCACCTGGATCCGCATGAGCATGCACGAGTCGCCGGCCTTCGTGAAAATGAAGGCCCAGGGCAAGGTCAGCAAGTCGCCTATCCGCGAGTCGTTCACCTCTTGGCCAAACCTCAAGGTGGTGCTCACCGCACTATTCAGCATCAACGCCGGCCAGGCCGTGACGTTCTACACGGCGCAGTTCTACGTGCTGTTCTTCATGACCCAGATGCTCAAGATGGATCCGGCCCAGGCCAATACCTTGCTGATCATCAGCGTGGTGATCGGCGCGCCGTTCTTCGTATTCTTCGGCTGGCTGTCCGACCGCATCGGCCGCAAGCCTATCCTGATGCTCGGCCTGCTGCTGGCCACGGTGTTGTACTTCCCGCTGTTCAAGGCCCTCAGCCACTACGCCAACCCGCAGATCGACGCAGCGAGCCGTCAGGCGCCGATCGTGGTCACCGCTGACCCGCAAGGTTGTACCTTCCAGTTCGACCCGGTCGGCAAGGCGCGTTTCGACAGCCCGTGCGACAAGGTCAAGACCTTCCTGGTCAAACAGGGCCTGCCGTACAGCTCGGTGAATGTGGCGGGCAGCCAAGTGGTGGTGAACATTGGCGACAAGACCATCAACGGATTTGACGAAACAGCCATGCGCACAGCCATCGAGCAGGCAGGCTACCCGGCCAAGGCGGATCCGTCGCAGGTCAACCAGGTGATGGTGGTGGTGTTGATCGTTGCAATGATCCTGATCGCAACCATGACCTATGGGCCGCTGGCGGCGGTAATGGTGGAGCTGTTCCCGACGCGTATCCGCTATACGTCTATGTCGCTGCCCTATCACATTGGCAATGGCTGGTTTGGCGGTTTCCTGCCCACGGTTTCGTTCGCGCTGGTGGTGTACACCGGGGATATCTTCTACGGCTTGTGGTACCCGGTGTTGGTAACCGGGATCAGCCTGGTGGTGGGAATCTTCTGCCTGAAAGAAACCAGGGATGTGGATATCGACAAGGTCTGA
- a CDS encoding NAD(P)/FAD-dependent oxidoreductase, whose amino-acid sequence MPALLSPAHSDHHKVVIVGAGAAGIATAASLISRDPSLDIAVVDPADVHYYQPGWTMVGAGVFNAPSTARTMASTIPRGVRWIKARVQGFDPLGQLVMLEDGRTISYEQLVVCPGLKLDWAAIDGLSDTLGRNGVTSNYRYDLAPYTWELVQNLKQGRALFTQPPMPIKCAGAPQKALYLSCDHWLRQGRLGDIKACFFNAGAVLFGVPDYVPALMAYIDKYGVDLNYNHCLAAVDGPNKRATFLRTFADGSTETHTEAFDMLHVVPPQVAPDFIRQSPLADAAGWVDVDPHTLRHRQFANVHALGDVASTSNAKTAAAARKQAPVVANNVLVALGRLANLAQYDGYGSCPLTVERGKIVLAEFTYGGKVAPSFPRWLLDGRQPTRLAWLLKARVLPPLYWQGMLKGREWLARPQPVAAEAAR is encoded by the coding sequence ATGCCTGCCTTGTTGTCCCCTGCTCATTCCGACCACCACAAGGTGGTCATCGTCGGTGCCGGCGCTGCCGGCATCGCCACTGCTGCCAGCCTCATCAGCCGCGACCCGTCACTGGATATCGCGGTGGTCGACCCTGCCGACGTTCATTACTACCAGCCCGGCTGGACCATGGTCGGTGCGGGTGTGTTCAACGCACCGAGCACCGCGCGCACCATGGCCTCGACCATTCCTCGTGGCGTGCGCTGGATCAAGGCACGCGTGCAAGGGTTCGACCCGCTGGGCCAGCTGGTCATGCTCGAAGATGGTCGCACCATCAGCTATGAACAGCTGGTGGTCTGCCCCGGCCTCAAGCTCGATTGGGCTGCCATTGACGGGCTCAGTGATACCCTGGGGCGCAACGGCGTTACATCCAACTACCGCTATGACCTGGCACCTTACACTTGGGAGCTTGTGCAGAACCTCAAGCAAGGCCGCGCCCTGTTCACTCAGCCACCCATGCCGATAAAGTGCGCCGGTGCGCCGCAGAAGGCGCTGTACCTGTCCTGCGACCATTGGCTGCGTCAGGGGCGGCTGGGCGACATCAAAGCCTGCTTCTTCAATGCCGGCGCTGTGCTGTTCGGTGTGCCCGATTACGTACCGGCCCTGATGGCCTACATCGACAAGTACGGTGTGGACCTCAATTACAACCATTGTCTGGCTGCAGTAGATGGCCCCAACAAGCGCGCCACTTTTCTCCGCACCTTTGCCGATGGCAGCACTGAAACACACACTGAAGCCTTCGACATGCTGCACGTGGTGCCGCCACAGGTTGCCCCCGACTTCATTCGTCAAAGCCCATTGGCCGATGCTGCTGGCTGGGTCGATGTCGACCCGCATACGCTGCGTCATCGTCAGTTTGCCAACGTCCATGCCCTGGGCGATGTCGCCAGCACCAGCAACGCCAAGACCGCAGCCGCCGCGCGCAAGCAGGCGCCGGTGGTTGCCAACAACGTGCTGGTGGCGCTGGGCAGGCTGGCTAACCTTGCCCAGTACGATGGTTACGGCTCCTGCCCGCTGACGGTCGAGCGCGGCAAGATCGTGCTTGCCGAGTTCACCTATGGCGGCAAGGTCGCGCCGAGCTTCCCGCGCTGGTTGCTGGATGGCCGCCAGCCGACGCGCCTCGCTTGGCTGCTCAAGGCGCGAGTGCTGCCGCCGCTGTACTGGCAAGGCATGCTAAAGGGGCGGGAGTGGCTGGCACGGCCTCAGCCGGTGGCGGCCGAGGCAGCACGGTGA
- a CDS encoding LysR family transcriptional regulator, producing MFDWNDLRFFLELQRSGRLLSAAKRLNTTHSTVARHIESIEKSLGTPLFVQHAQGYELTPSGQALLKHAEAMENVALLAQEEITQAITPLGKIRLGVTEGIGIMFFTPRMNALFDRYPGLEVELVAVPRFVSILNREAEISIHLERPSADLLITRKLTDYRLALYASQAYLDRAPPLRNREDLARHSWIGYVDDLLFSQELLFLNSFCRAPNVAFRSTSVIAQQTAARAGLGIAVLPNYMARHDPTLVRILPSETIQRSYWICTRRELHKSVRLRVVWDYLLALCAQEQAELLAE from the coding sequence ATGTTCGACTGGAATGATCTGCGGTTTTTCCTCGAGTTGCAGCGCAGTGGCCGCCTGCTCAGTGCTGCCAAGCGTCTCAACACGACCCATAGCACGGTTGCCCGGCATATCGAGAGCATCGAGAAAAGCCTGGGCACCCCACTGTTCGTGCAACACGCGCAGGGCTACGAATTGACGCCCTCCGGCCAGGCGCTGCTCAAGCACGCCGAAGCCATGGAGAACGTCGCGTTGCTGGCGCAGGAAGAAATCACCCAGGCCATCACACCGCTGGGCAAGATTCGCCTTGGGGTCACCGAAGGCATCGGCATCATGTTCTTCACCCCACGCATGAATGCGCTGTTCGATCGGTATCCGGGCCTGGAAGTGGAGCTGGTGGCCGTGCCTCGCTTTGTCAGCATCCTCAACCGCGAGGCGGAAATCAGCATTCACCTGGAGCGTCCCAGTGCCGACCTGCTGATTACCCGCAAACTCACCGACTACCGCCTGGCCCTGTATGCCAGCCAGGCTTACCTGGACCGCGCGCCACCTCTACGCAACCGTGAAGATCTGGCCCGACACAGCTGGATCGGCTACGTCGACGACCTGTTGTTCAGCCAGGAGCTGCTGTTTCTAAACAGCTTCTGCCGGGCGCCCAATGTGGCCTTTCGCAGCACCAGCGTGATCGCCCAGCAAACTGCTGCGCGCGCCGGCCTGGGCATCGCCGTGCTGCCCAACTACATGGCTCGCCACGACCCGACACTGGTACGCATACTGCCCAGCGAAACCATCCAGCGCAGCTACTGGATATGCACCCGTCGTGAATTGCACAAGTCGGTACGCCTGCGGGTGGTCTGGGACTACCTGCTGGCGCTGTGCGCGCAGGAACAGGCCGAGCTGCTAGCCGAGTAG